In the genome of Doryrhamphus excisus isolate RoL2022-K1 chromosome 11, RoL_Dexc_1.0, whole genome shotgun sequence, one region contains:
- the znhit3 gene encoding zinc finger HIT domain-containing protein 3: MQVCSVCSEQTPKYRCPCCKIRYCSVSCYKRHKDSCLPLKQPEPSVPEGKDASGTDTRSVEDLLQEDDIPDIVPPERLQLLGQSEELKDLLRNPHLRQLLRAVDSADSKEEAMKAAMQEPLFVEFSDQCLKVVENKAQSQAVSEDMDG, from the exons ATGCAAGTGTGCAGCGTGTGTAGTGAACAGACGCCAAAATACAGATGTCCATGCTGCAAAATAAGATA ttgttcGGTTTCCTGTTACAAGAGACATAAAG ACTCTTGTCTTCCCCTGAAGCAGCCTGAACCCTCCGTTCCTGAAGGAAAGGATGCTAGCGGGACTG ACACGCGGAGTGTGGAGGATCTCCTGCAGGAAGACGACATCCCTGATATAGTACCCCCAGAGAGGTTGCAGCTGTTGG gTCAGTCAGAAGAGCTGAAGGATCTGCTTCGCAACCCCCACCTAAGACAGCTATTACGGGCCGTTGACAGTGCAGACAGCAAAGAGGAGGCAATGAAGGCGGCCATGCAGGAGCCCCTATTTGTGGAGTTTTCAGATCAATGTTTGAAGGTTGTAGAAAACAAAGCTCAGTCACAGGCGGTCAGTGAGGACATGGACGGGTAA
- the vkorc1l1 gene encoding vitamin K epoxide reductase complex subunit 1-like protein 1 gives MAAPVLRVSTPRWERIARLVVCLLGVLLSLYAFHVEREKARDPSYRAMCDVSSSISCSKVFSSRWGRGFGLLGSIFGNDSALNQPNSVYGIGFYAFQLLLGMTVSAMAALILMTTSILSVVGSLYLGYILYFVLKDLCVICITTYALNFILFILNYKRLVYLNEAWKQQLQTKQD, from the exons ATGGCGGCGCCCGTCCTGAGAGTGTCCACCCCGCGGTGGGAGAGAATAGCCCGGCTTGTAGTTTGCTTGCTGGGTGTACTATTGTCTCTTTATGCTTTTCACGTCGAGAGGGAAAAGGCCCGGGATCCGAGTTATCGGGCTATGTGCGACGTCAGCAGCTCCATCAGCTGTTCCAAAGTGTTCAGCTCAAG GTGGGGTCGAGGATTCGGACTCCTGGGCTCAATTTTTGGAAACGATAGTGCCCTGAACCAACCAAACAGTGTCTATGGAATTGGCTTTTATGCTTTTCAACTCCTACTAG GAATGACTGTGAGTGCAATGGCCGCCCTCATTCTCATGACGACGTCCATCCTGTCGGTGGTGGGCTCGCTCTACCTGGGCTACATCCTCTACTTCGTCCTCAAGGACTTGTGCGTCATCTGCATCACCACATACGCGCTGAACTTCATTCTCTTTATCCTCAACTACAAACGACTGGTTTACTTGAACGAGGCCTGGAAGCAGCAGCTCCAGACCAAGCAGGACTAA